In the genome of Cupriavidus taiwanensis, one region contains:
- a CDS encoding helix-turn-helix transcriptional regulator: MKPPTLDRFFSRIYVLKLVQSSPSTVLSLVDRLRERGIEKNIRSLRPILRSLMMARAITAELVEGSGRVYCITAQGRAELESYISHLAVLKAELEPADETPAQRDAQP, encoded by the coding sequence ATGAAACCGCCTACCCTTGACCGGTTTTTCTCCAGAATCTATGTCCTCAAGCTGGTCCAGTCGAGCCCGTCGACGGTGCTCAGCCTGGTCGACCGGCTGCGTGAGCGCGGCATCGAAAAGAACATCCGCTCGCTGCGGCCGATCCTGCGCAGCCTGATGATGGCCCGCGCCATCACCGCCGAGCTGGTCGAAGGCAGCGGCCGCGTGTACTGCATCACCGCGCAGGGGCGGGCCGAACTGGAGTCGTATATCTCGCACCTGGCCGTGCTGAAGGCGGAGCTGGAGCCCGCCGATGAAACGCCGGCGCAGCGCGACGCCCAACCTTAA
- a CDS encoding tripartite tricarboxylate transporter TctB family protein has protein sequence MRIRSQKDFASGLMFILVGLGFSWVARGYSMGTAAKMGPGYFPFLLGLVLAVLGAVVLLTSLSPKGEQDHLARWDLKTLLWILGSVVLFGLLLKPLGMVLSVFVLVLVSSMASHEFSWKGALLNAVVLVLISLGAFVYGINLQMPVWPAFITG, from the coding sequence TTGCGCATACGCAGCCAAAAGGACTTTGCCTCCGGCCTGATGTTCATTCTGGTCGGGCTGGGCTTTTCCTGGGTCGCTCGCGGCTATTCCATGGGGACGGCCGCCAAGATGGGACCCGGATACTTTCCATTCCTGCTGGGCCTGGTGCTCGCGGTGCTGGGGGCGGTGGTGCTGCTGACCTCGCTGTCGCCCAAGGGCGAGCAGGACCACCTGGCCCGCTGGGACCTGAAGACCTTGCTGTGGATCCTCGGCTCGGTGGTGCTGTTCGGCCTGCTGCTCAAGCCGCTGGGCATGGTGCTGTCGGTGTTCGTGCTGGTGCTGGTGTCGTCGATGGCCAGCCATGAGTTCAGCTGGAAGGGCGCGCTGCTCAACGCGGTGGTGCTGGTGCTGATCAGCCTGGGCGCCTTCGTGTACGGCATCAACCTGCAGATGCCGGTGTGGCCGGCCTTCATCACCGGTTAA
- a CDS encoding diguanylate cyclase: MQPESSNPAGMPAATDKQEYLAMVLLVDDQAMVGEAVRRALATEPDIDFHYCSQPDEAVAVAQRTKPTVILQDLVMPGVDGLTLVQRYRDNPATRDIPIIVLSTKEEAATKGAAFAAGANDYLVKLPDSIELIARIRYHSRSYLNQLQRDEAYRALRQSQQQLLETNLELQRLTNSDGLTGLSNRRYFDEYLGAEWRRAQREQTQVALLMIDVDAFKAYNDTYGHVAGDDVLRRVATVIRDNCVRATDLPARFGGEEFAMVLPATSPGGVRLLAEKVRRAVQALAIAHSGSPTLDCVTVSIGGAVLVPQPGAQPSQLVEAADAGLYQAKRNGRNQVMMSQA; this comes from the coding sequence ATGCAACCCGAATCCTCCAACCCCGCCGGCATGCCCGCCGCGACCGACAAGCAAGAGTACCTGGCCATGGTGCTGCTGGTGGACGACCAGGCCATGGTCGGCGAAGCGGTGCGCCGCGCGCTCGCCACCGAGCCCGATATCGACTTCCACTACTGCTCGCAGCCCGATGAAGCGGTGGCGGTGGCGCAGCGCACAAAGCCCACGGTGATCCTGCAGGACCTGGTGATGCCGGGCGTGGACGGGCTGACGCTGGTGCAGCGCTACCGCGACAACCCGGCCACGCGCGATATCCCGATCATCGTGCTGTCGACCAAGGAAGAAGCCGCGACCAAGGGCGCGGCCTTTGCCGCCGGCGCCAACGACTACCTGGTCAAGCTGCCCGACAGCATCGAGCTGATCGCGCGCATCCGCTACCACTCGCGCTCGTACCTGAACCAGCTGCAGCGCGACGAAGCCTACCGCGCGCTGCGCCAGAGCCAGCAGCAACTGCTCGAGACCAACCTGGAACTGCAGCGCCTCACCAACTCGGACGGGTTGACTGGCTTGTCCAACCGGCGCTATTTCGACGAATACCTTGGCGCCGAATGGCGGCGCGCGCAGCGCGAGCAGACCCAGGTGGCGCTGCTGATGATCGATGTCGACGCGTTCAAGGCCTACAACGACACCTACGGCCACGTCGCCGGCGACGACGTGCTGCGCCGCGTGGCCACGGTGATCCGCGACAATTGCGTGCGCGCCACCGACCTGCCCGCGCGCTTCGGCGGCGAAGAGTTCGCCATGGTGCTGCCGGCCACCTCGCCCGGCGGCGTGCGGCTGCTGGCCGAAAAGGTGCGACGCGCGGTGCAGGCGCTGGCCATCGCCCACAGCGGCTCGCCGACGCTGGACTGCGTCACCGTCAGCATCGGCGGCGCGGTGCTGGTGCCCCAACCCGGCGCGCAGCCAAGCCAGCTGGTGGAGGCGGCCGATGCGGGCCTCTACCAGGCCAAGCGCAATGGCCGCAACCAGGTCATGATGTCGCAAGCCTGA
- a CDS encoding hybrid sensor histidine kinase/response regulator — translation MNPEQLRDASLLELFALEADAQAEILNAGLLALERSPGASGQLEACMRAAHSLKGAARIVGLDGGVRLAHAMEDCLVAAQGGMPLAAAHIDALLQGTDLLLRIGHPPGGDPDWSEQAGRAEIDAVIQRLSSLDGGGAPAQPAAADAPASVAAPVRTPAPPLPPEPEAAPSAPSAPMAAHAADGPERMLRINADALDQLLALSGEAMVESHWLRPFGASLQKARRQQARALRAADTLQQALRETQDGDGAHALSAAYAALAELRQLLDDGHRQLAARLDEFEQYDHRATRLARRLYDSALASRMRPLSDGLAGYARMVRDLGRALGKSVHLELSGAGTQVDRDILEALDAPLAHLLRNAVDHGIEAPAVRAAQGKPPEGVVTLHARHNAGRLQIEISDDGAGVDLDALRRAIVRRRLASEDTAARLSQAELLDFLLLPGFSMRDTVSEVSGRGVGLDAVQEMVRRVRGSLRLTQQPGHGLHFSLELPLTLSVVRTLLVDVAGEAYAFPLGRVLRATSVARGEIEQTEGHQHFRHEGRAIGLVSAAQVLQRAGADAAPASEQVPVVVIGEGERTYGIAVDRMLGERLLVVQPLPAALGKIRDIAAGSLTDDGTPVLIFDVEDMIRSVEKLVSEGRIEGVRQGAAASVQARARRVLVVDDSLTVRELQRKLLAGRGYDVTVAVDGMDGWNVLRAEPFDLVITDIDMPRMDGIELVRRIRQDAALRQLPVMVVSYKDREQDRQRGLEAGADYYLAKGSFHDAALLDAVQDLIGEARP, via the coding sequence ATGAACCCCGAACAACTGCGCGACGCCTCGCTGCTGGAACTGTTCGCACTCGAGGCCGACGCCCAGGCCGAGATCCTCAATGCCGGCCTGCTGGCGCTGGAGCGCTCCCCCGGCGCGTCCGGGCAGCTGGAGGCGTGCATGCGCGCGGCCCACTCGCTCAAGGGCGCGGCCCGCATCGTCGGCCTCGATGGCGGCGTGCGGCTGGCGCATGCGATGGAAGACTGCCTGGTCGCCGCGCAGGGCGGCATGCCGCTCGCCGCCGCGCATATCGATGCGCTGCTGCAGGGCACCGACCTGCTGCTGCGCATCGGCCATCCGCCCGGCGGCGACCCGGACTGGTCCGAGCAGGCCGGCCGGGCCGAGATCGACGCGGTGATACAACGGCTGAGTTCGCTCGACGGCGGCGGCGCGCCGGCACAGCCCGCGGCAGCGGACGCGCCCGCATCCGTGGCGGCGCCGGTCCGCACCCCTGCCCCGCCGCTTCCGCCCGAGCCTGAAGCGGCACCATCGGCACCATCGGCACCGATGGCCGCGCACGCCGCCGACGGCCCCGAGCGCATGCTGCGCATCAATGCCGATGCGCTGGACCAGTTGCTGGCGCTGTCGGGCGAGGCCATGGTCGAATCGCACTGGCTGCGGCCCTTCGGCGCATCGCTGCAAAAGGCGCGGCGCCAGCAGGCGCGCGCGCTGCGCGCGGCCGACACGCTGCAGCAGGCCCTGCGCGAGACGCAGGATGGCGACGGCGCGCATGCCTTGTCTGCAGCCTATGCGGCGCTGGCCGAACTGCGCCAGCTGCTCGACGATGGCCACCGGCAACTGGCGGCCCGGCTGGACGAGTTCGAGCAGTACGACCATCGCGCCACGCGGCTGGCGCGCCGGCTCTACGACAGCGCGCTGGCCTCGCGCATGCGCCCGCTGTCCGACGGCCTGGCCGGCTACGCACGCATGGTGCGCGACCTGGGCCGCGCGCTGGGCAAGTCCGTGCACCTGGAACTGTCCGGCGCCGGCACGCAGGTAGACCGCGACATCCTCGAGGCGCTCGACGCGCCGCTGGCGCACCTGCTGCGCAATGCCGTCGACCATGGCATCGAGGCGCCGGCGGTGCGCGCGGCGCAGGGCAAGCCGCCCGAGGGCGTTGTCACGCTGCACGCGCGCCACAACGCCGGCCGGCTGCAGATCGAGATCTCCGATGACGGCGCCGGGGTCGACCTGGATGCGCTGCGGCGTGCCATCGTGCGGCGGCGGCTGGCCTCCGAGGACACGGCGGCGCGGCTGTCGCAGGCCGAGCTGCTCGACTTCCTGCTGCTGCCCGGCTTCAGCATGCGCGACACCGTCTCCGAAGTCTCCGGGCGCGGCGTCGGCCTCGACGCGGTGCAGGAGATGGTGCGCCGCGTGCGCGGCAGCCTGCGCCTGACGCAGCAGCCTGGCCACGGCCTGCACTTCAGCCTGGAACTGCCGCTGACGCTGTCGGTGGTGCGCACGCTGCTGGTGGACGTGGCCGGCGAAGCCTATGCCTTCCCGCTGGGCCGGGTGCTGCGCGCCACCTCGGTGGCGCGCGGCGAGATCGAACAGACCGAAGGCCACCAGCATTTCCGCCACGAGGGCCGCGCCATCGGCCTTGTCAGCGCGGCGCAGGTGCTGCAGCGGGCCGGCGCCGACGCCGCGCCGGCCAGCGAGCAGGTCCCGGTGGTGGTCATCGGCGAGGGCGAGCGCACCTATGGCATCGCGGTCGACCGCATGCTGGGCGAGCGCCTGCTGGTGGTGCAGCCGTTGCCGGCGGCCCTGGGCAAGATCCGCGACATTGCCGCCGGCAGCCTGACCGACGACGGCACGCCGGTGCTGATCTTCGATGTCGAGGACATGATCCGCTCGGTCGAGAAGCTGGTCTCCGAAGGCCGCATCGAAGGCGTGCGCCAGGGCGCGGCGGCGAGCGTGCAGGCGCGCGCGCGCCGGGTGCTGGTGGTGGACGATTCGCTGACCGTGCGCGAGCTGCAGCGCAAGCTGCTGGCCGGGCGCGGCTATGACGTGACGGTGGCGGTCGACGGCATGGACGGCTGGAACGTGCTGCGCGCCGAGCCCTTCGACCTGGTCATCACCGACATCGACATGCCGCGCATGGACGGCATCGAGCTGGTGCGCAGGATCCGCCAGGACGCCGCGCTGCGCCAGCTGCCGGTGATGGTGGTGTCGTACAAGGACCGCGAACAGGACCGCCAGCGCGGCCTCGAGGCCGGCGCGGACTATTATCTGGCCAAGGGCAGTTTCCACGACGCCGCGTTGCTCGACGCGGTCCAGGACCTGATCGGCGAGGCACGTCCATGA
- a CDS encoding chemotaxis response regulator protein-glutamate methylesterase: MKIGIVNDSALAVAALRRALALDPAFEIAWIAGDGAQAVQMAAHQTPDLILMDLLMPVMDGVEATRRIMAATPCAIVVVTMDLGRNATQVFDAMGHGAIDAVDTPTLAEADAQLAAGPLLRKLRNIARLLAGRVAPQHALAVAPRAVSAARLVAIGASAGGPAALAALLGALPADFGAAVVTVQHVDEAFAAGMAEWLDGQCALPVRIARAGETPQAGTVLLAGTNDHLRLASPSRLAYTEQPCDYLYRPSIDVFFESVVEHWRGDVIGVLLTGMGRDGALGLKAMRDRGFLTIAQDRATSAVYGMPKAAAALGAAAEILPLPRIAPRLVQACGPAALACPAPPA, from the coding sequence ATGAAAATCGGCATCGTCAATGATTCCGCGCTCGCGGTGGCCGCGCTGCGCCGCGCGCTGGCACTGGATCCGGCGTTCGAGATCGCATGGATCGCCGGCGACGGCGCCCAGGCGGTGCAGATGGCCGCGCACCAGACCCCGGACCTGATCCTGATGGACCTGCTGATGCCGGTCATGGACGGGGTCGAGGCCACGCGCCGGATCATGGCCGCCACGCCGTGCGCCATCGTGGTGGTGACCATGGACCTGGGCCGCAACGCCACGCAGGTCTTCGACGCCATGGGCCATGGCGCCATCGACGCGGTCGACACCCCCACGCTGGCCGAGGCCGACGCGCAGCTTGCCGCCGGGCCGCTGTTGCGCAAGCTGCGCAATATCGCGCGCCTGCTGGCCGGCCGGGTAGCACCGCAGCATGCACTGGCGGTGGCACCGCGCGCCGTCAGCGCGGCGCGGCTGGTGGCGATCGGCGCCTCGGCCGGCGGCCCGGCCGCACTGGCAGCGCTGCTGGGCGCGCTGCCGGCGGACTTCGGCGCCGCGGTGGTCACGGTGCAGCATGTCGACGAGGCCTTTGCCGCCGGCATGGCCGAGTGGCTCGACGGACAGTGCGCGCTGCCGGTGCGCATTGCGCGCGCCGGCGAGACTCCGCAGGCCGGCACCGTGCTGCTGGCAGGCACCAACGACCACCTGCGCCTGGCCAGCCCGAGCCGGCTGGCCTACACCGAACAACCCTGCGACTACCTTTACCGCCCCTCCATCGATGTGTTTTTCGAAAGCGTGGTGGAACACTGGCGCGGCGACGTGATCGGCGTGCTGCTCACCGGCATGGGGCGCGACGGCGCACTGGGCCTGAAGGCGATGCGCGACCGCGGCTTCCTGACCATCGCCCAGGACCGCGCCACCAGCGCCGTGTACGGCATGCCCAAGGCCGCCGCCGCGCTCGGCGCCGCCGCCGAGATCCTGCCGCTGCCGCGCATCGCGCCGCGGCTGGTGCAGGCGTGCGGCCCGGCGGCACTGGCCTGCCCTGCGCCGCCCGCCTGA
- a CDS encoding tripartite tricarboxylate transporter permease, producing the protein MELFEHLALGFSTALSLQNLAYAFLGCVLGTLIGVLPGLGPLATIAMLLPITYTLPPVAALIMLAGIYYGAQYGGSTTAILVNLPGESSSVVTTIDGYQMARRGRAGVALATAGLGSFFAGCVATLILAAFATPLSEIAFKFGPAEYFSLMVLGLIGAVVLASGSLPKAIAMIVLGLLLGLIGTDVNSGAARFSFDVPELTDGIDFVALAMGMFGFAEIIANLEQKEARETFTNKVTNLFPTKEDFKRMIPAVLRGTALGSALGILPGGGASLASFAAYSLEKKTSKNAHEFGKGAIEGVAGPESANNAAAQTSFIPLLTLGIPPNAVMALMVGAMTIHNIQPGPQVMTSNPSLFWGLIASMWIGNLMLIILNLPMIGIWVKLLTVPYRFLYPAILVFCGIGVYSVNNQTFDVFMAAGFGVIGYLFLKLKCEPAPLLLGFVLGPMMEENFRRTLLLSRGDFSVFVTRPLSVGLLIAAAALVAVVALPSIKAKREEAFQED; encoded by the coding sequence ATGGAATTGTTTGAACACCTCGCGCTGGGTTTTTCGACCGCGCTGTCGCTGCAGAACCTGGCCTATGCCTTCCTGGGCTGCGTGCTGGGCACGCTGATCGGCGTGCTGCCGGGCCTGGGACCGCTGGCCACCATCGCCATGCTGCTGCCGATCACCTACACGCTGCCGCCGGTGGCCGCGCTGATCATGCTGGCCGGCATCTACTACGGCGCGCAGTACGGCGGCTCGACCACCGCCATCCTGGTGAACCTGCCGGGCGAATCGTCGTCGGTGGTGACCACCATCGACGGCTACCAGATGGCAAGGCGAGGAAGGGCAGGGGTGGCGCTGGCCACTGCCGGCCTGGGCTCGTTCTTCGCCGGCTGCGTCGCCACGCTGATCCTGGCCGCGTTTGCCACGCCGCTGTCGGAAATCGCCTTCAAGTTCGGCCCCGCCGAGTATTTCTCGCTGATGGTGCTGGGCCTGATCGGTGCCGTGGTGCTGGCTTCCGGCTCGCTGCCCAAGGCCATCGCGATGATCGTGCTGGGCCTGCTGCTGGGACTGATCGGCACCGACGTGAACTCGGGCGCCGCGCGCTTCTCGTTCGATGTGCCGGAGCTGACCGACGGCATCGACTTCGTCGCGCTGGCGATGGGCATGTTCGGCTTTGCCGAGATCATCGCCAACCTGGAGCAGAAGGAAGCCCGCGAGACCTTCACCAACAAGGTCACCAACCTGTTCCCGACCAAGGAGGACTTCAAGCGCATGATCCCGGCCGTGCTGCGCGGCACCGCGCTGGGCTCGGCGCTGGGCATCCTGCCGGGCGGCGGTGCCTCGCTGGCTTCGTTCGCGGCGTACTCGCTGGAGAAGAAGACTTCCAAGAATGCGCATGAGTTCGGCAAGGGCGCGATCGAAGGCGTGGCGGGTCCGGAATCGGCCAACAACGCCGCGGCGCAGACCTCGTTCATCCCGCTGCTGACGCTGGGCATCCCGCCCAATGCGGTGATGGCGCTGATGGTGGGGGCGATGACCATCCACAACATCCAGCCCGGCCCGCAGGTGATGACCAGCAACCCGTCGCTGTTCTGGGGCCTGATCGCCTCGATGTGGATCGGCAACCTGATGCTGATCATCCTGAACCTGCCGATGATCGGCATCTGGGTGAAGCTGCTGACCGTGCCGTACCGCTTCCTGTACCCGGCGATCCTGGTGTTCTGCGGCATCGGCGTGTACTCGGTCAACAACCAGACCTTCGACGTGTTCATGGCCGCGGGCTTTGGCGTGATCGGCTACCTGTTCCTGAAGCTCAAGTGCGAACCGGCGCCGCTGCTGCTCGGCTTCGTGCTGGGGCCGATGATGGAAGAGAACTTCCGCCGCACGCTGCTGCTGTCGCGTGGCGACTTCAGCGTGTTCGTGACCCGGCCGCTGTCGGTGGGCCTGCTGATCGCGGCCGCCGCGCTGGTGGCGGTGGTGGCGCTGCCGTCGATCAAGGCCAAGCGCGAGGAAGCGTTCCAGGAAGACTAG
- a CDS encoding DUF4397 domain-containing protein, with translation MLRSKTLFLGLALAATAVLTACGGGDDGIDDRIGLSKPSVRVIHAVTGGPNVDVLQNGSLTSMVNKPYKFVSTYFNVETGNQLISFNAAGTQTELARGSLVAATGHKYTVVAVPGASVAETVTIDDPFGKGLLSNKARVRSLNASFNAQNIDIYVTLPAIDLNSVAPTFAAVGYKQASPASGQDSIDLDGNTTYRLRITPAGSKTVIFDSGALTLANNADWLITTIPSDGIAGLTPNKIKVLVARGDDESQAGLELVTTQ, from the coding sequence ATGCTTCGATCCAAGACCCTTTTCCTCGGCCTGGCGCTGGCCGCGACCGCGGTGCTGACAGCGTGCGGCGGCGGCGATGACGGCATCGACGACCGCATCGGCCTGAGCAAGCCGAGCGTGCGCGTGATCCATGCCGTCACCGGCGGCCCCAATGTCGACGTGCTGCAGAACGGCTCGCTCACCAGCATGGTCAACAAGCCCTACAAGTTCGTCTCGACCTACTTCAACGTTGAAACCGGCAACCAGCTGATCTCGTTCAACGCCGCCGGCACGCAGACCGAACTGGCCCGCGGCAGCCTGGTGGCGGCCACCGGCCACAAGTACACCGTGGTGGCGGTGCCGGGTGCGTCGGTCGCGGAAACGGTGACGATCGACGATCCGTTCGGCAAGGGCCTGCTGTCGAACAAGGCGCGCGTGCGCTCGCTGAACGCCTCGTTCAATGCGCAGAACATCGACATCTACGTGACCCTGCCCGCGATCGACCTGAACTCGGTCGCGCCGACCTTCGCCGCGGTGGGCTACAAGCAGGCCTCGCCGGCATCGGGCCAGGATTCGATCGACCTGGACGGCAACACCACCTATCGCCTGCGCATCACGCCGGCCGGCTCCAAGACCGTGATCTTCGACTCGGGCGCGTTGACGCTGGCCAATAACGCCGACTGGCTGATCACCACCATCCCGTCGGACGGCATTGCCGGCCTGACGCCTAACAAGATCAAGGTGCTGGTGGCGCGCGGCGACGACGAATCGCAAGCCGGCCTGGAGCTGGTGACGACGCAATAA
- a CDS encoding chemotaxis protein CheW — MAETQAHPFATVVRAAGVDDCWRRIGVRGDGSCPALAEHAHCRNCPTYARAAAMLLDAQQLDQALQELPDAADDSADDSGNDNAQDANALACLVFRIGEEWLALPTAALGEVTAPSPVHSLPHRRDAAVLGLAAVRGNLLACLSLAHLFDTGAAQAEPDAGGGRFLILGQGRAAIALPVAEIAGIVRVRRAALQPLPATLARGSARYAQALFVDQGRSVGLLDAAQVRQALARSLA, encoded by the coding sequence ATGGCTGAGACCCAGGCCCATCCCTTTGCCACCGTGGTGCGCGCCGCGGGCGTGGACGACTGCTGGCGGCGCATCGGCGTGCGCGGAGACGGCAGCTGCCCGGCGCTGGCCGAGCACGCGCACTGCCGCAACTGCCCCACCTACGCGCGGGCCGCCGCGATGTTGCTGGACGCGCAGCAACTGGACCAGGCCCTGCAGGAACTGCCGGATGCCGCCGACGACAGCGCCGACGACAGCGGCAACGACAATGCCCAGGACGCCAACGCGCTGGCATGCCTGGTGTTCCGCATCGGCGAGGAATGGCTGGCGCTGCCCACCGCCGCGCTGGGCGAAGTCACCGCGCCAAGCCCGGTGCATTCGCTGCCCCACCGGCGCGACGCCGCGGTGCTGGGGCTGGCCGCGGTGCGCGGCAACCTGCTGGCCTGCCTGTCGCTGGCGCACCTGTTCGACACGGGCGCGGCCCAGGCCGAGCCCGATGCCGGGGGCGGCCGTTTCCTGATCCTCGGACAAGGCCGCGCCGCGATCGCCCTGCCGGTGGCCGAGATCGCCGGCATCGTGCGCGTGCGGCGCGCCGCGTTGCAGCCGCTGCCCGCCACGCTGGCACGGGGCTCGGCCCGCTATGCGCAGGCGCTGTTCGTCGACCAGGGCCGCAGCGTCGGCCTGCTCGACGCCGCGCAAGTCCGCCAGGCGCTGGCACGGAGCCTGGCATGA
- a CDS encoding MHYT domain-containing protein, which produces MFVGFEPVAGALVPFAYDWPMVGLSFLISVCGAYVGLRWSRRVRQPDGRLDVDRLLCASVALGGGAVWSMHVIGMVAYQTPTHREFGLFTTLASLLVVMVLAGAGLAIASRPRGSRSANVVQGGVLTGLGVVAMHYTGMAAIRSNTRFDWDLAIIGLSVVIAVVVSVVALWLATTVKTGGKQLAAAVVMGVAVCGMHYTGMSAGTMICTSPSYAPSLFAIEGDSIGYAVFGLSLITLLVILVVEATRTGAVAAPAAMARTRDPA; this is translated from the coding sequence ATGTTTGTCGGTTTCGAGCCTGTTGCCGGCGCCCTGGTGCCGTTTGCCTATGACTGGCCGATGGTGGGCCTGTCGTTCCTGATCTCGGTATGCGGCGCCTACGTCGGCCTGCGCTGGTCGCGCCGGGTGCGCCAGCCCGACGGGCGCCTGGACGTCGACCGGCTGCTGTGCGCCAGCGTGGCGCTGGGCGGCGGCGCGGTCTGGTCGATGCACGTCATCGGCATGGTGGCCTACCAGACCCCGACCCATCGCGAGTTCGGGCTGTTCACCACGCTGGCCTCGCTGCTGGTGGTGATGGTGCTGGCCGGGGCCGGCCTGGCGATCGCCTCGCGGCCGCGCGGCAGCCGCAGCGCCAACGTGGTCCAGGGCGGCGTGCTGACCGGGCTGGGCGTGGTGGCGATGCACTACACCGGCATGGCCGCGATCCGTTCCAACACCCGCTTCGACTGGGATCTCGCCATCATTGGCTTGTCGGTGGTGATCGCGGTGGTGGTGTCGGTGGTGGCGCTGTGGCTGGCCACCACGGTGAAGACCGGCGGCAAGCAGCTGGCGGCGGCCGTGGTGATGGGCGTGGCGGTCTGCGGCATGCACTACACCGGCATGTCGGCCGGCACCATGATCTGCACCAGCCCGTCCTACGCGCCCAGCCTGTTTGCGATCGAGGGCGACAGCATCGGCTATGCGGTGTTCGGGCTGAGCCTGATCACGCTGCTGGTGATCCTGGTGGTGGAAGCCACGCGCACCGGCGCCGTGGCCGCCCCCGCCGCGATGGCACGCACGCGCGACCCCGCCTGA
- a CDS encoding MATE family efflux transporter, whose translation MKPDARLTTGPIGRTLLLFSLPVLGSNILQSLNASINSIWVGRFLGEAALTATSNANIILFFLLGVVFGISMANTIMIGQAVGARDVDEARRVVGTSTTFFVALSVLASALGYFYTPDILAAMRTPPDAAPLAVAYLRIIFLALPFMYFYNFVMMTLRGAGDSRTPFWFMLLSVVLDVVLNPILIFGVGPVPAMGIAGSALATLIAQLASLAAMLALLYRRRHFLLLHRGQLALLVPDPAILRALVVKGLPMGLQMVVISSSAIVMMALVNAYGSQTTAAYGVASQLWTYVQMPALAVGASVSSMVAQNVGAGLWQRVARITRMGLLFNVAMTGALVALIYLFNRHSLGLFLGTDGVAIGIAQHINVVVLWSFILFGFTIVIFGTVRATGAVMAPLVILFLSMWVIRLPFAWALGPRIGADAIWWSFPLGSVVSLALALGYYRFGNWRGSQILPAAPHPAEAVGQAPDTSMGTPCEDAGEAVDAASSARPTAEAAR comes from the coding sequence ATGAAGCCCGATGCCAGACTGACCACCGGCCCGATCGGCCGGACCCTGCTGCTGTTCTCGCTGCCGGTGCTCGGCAGCAACATCCTGCAGTCGCTGAACGCCTCGATCAATTCGATCTGGGTCGGGCGCTTCCTGGGCGAGGCCGCGCTGACCGCCACCTCCAACGCCAACATCATCCTGTTCTTCCTGCTGGGCGTGGTGTTCGGCATCAGCATGGCCAACACCATCATGATCGGCCAGGCCGTCGGCGCGCGCGACGTCGACGAGGCGCGCCGCGTGGTCGGCACCAGCACCACCTTCTTCGTCGCGCTGTCGGTGCTGGCCTCGGCGCTCGGCTACTTTTACACCCCGGACATCCTCGCGGCGATGCGGACCCCGCCCGATGCCGCGCCGCTGGCGGTGGCCTACCTGCGCATCATCTTCCTGGCGCTGCCGTTCATGTACTTCTACAACTTCGTGATGATGACGCTGCGCGGCGCCGGCGACTCGCGCACGCCGTTCTGGTTCATGCTGCTGTCGGTGGTGCTGGACGTGGTGCTCAACCCGATCCTGATCTTCGGCGTGGGCCCGGTCCCGGCCATGGGCATCGCGGGCTCGGCGCTGGCCACGCTGATCGCCCAGCTGGCGAGCCTGGCGGCGATGCTGGCGCTGCTGTACCGGCGCCGGCATTTCCTGCTGCTGCATCGCGGCCAGCTGGCGCTGCTGGTGCCGGACCCGGCGATCCTGCGCGCGCTGGTGGTCAAGGGCCTGCCGATGGGCCTGCAGATGGTGGTGATCTCGTCGTCCGCGATCGTGATGATGGCGCTGGTCAACGCCTATGGCTCGCAGACCACCGCCGCCTATGGCGTGGCGTCGCAGTTGTGGACCTATGTGCAGATGCCCGCGCTGGCGGTGGGCGCGAGCGTGTCGTCGATGGTGGCGCAGAACGTCGGCGCCGGGCTGTGGCAGCGCGTGGCGCGCATCACGCGCATGGGGCTGCTGTTCAACGTCGCCATGACCGGCGCACTGGTGGCGCTGATCTACCTGTTCAACCGCCATTCGCTGGGCCTGTTCCTCGGCACCGACGGGGTTGCCATCGGCATCGCCCAGCATATCAACGTGGTGGTGCTGTGGTCGTTCATCCTGTTCGGCTTCACCATCGTCATCTTCGGCACGGTGCGCGCCACCGGCGCGGTGATGGCGCCGCTGGTGATCCTGTTCCTGTCGATGTGGGTGATCCGGCTGCCGTTTGCCTGGGCGCTGGGCCCGCGCATCGGCGCCGACGCGATCTGGTGGAGCTTCCCGCTCGGCTCGGTGGTGTCGCTGGCACTGGCGCTCGGCTACTACCGCTTCGGCAACTGGCGTGGCAGCCAGATCCTGCCCGCCGCGCCGCATCCGGCCGAGGCGGTGGGGCAGGCGCCCGATACCAGCATGGGCACGCCCTGCGAAGACGCCGGCGAGGCCGTCGATGCGGCCAGCAGCGCCAGGCCAACGGCCGAGGCCGCGCGCTGA